CAATCACACAGTCTTGCGCTGCTTCTGAACGCAGATAATAGCTTTGGTATCCCGGGATACTGCCCGTGTGGCTAACAACATCCAGCACTACACCACCACTTAAATCCCAATGCTCAACACCCCAGCCAAAGCCATATGGGAAGGCCGTTTTTGCCGTTAACATATTCGTACGATTTTCTGCGCTAAGGAGCGCATCACCATAAAGGGCACGATCAAACCTGTAGATATCGCGGGCGGAGGAATAAACACCAGCCGCCGCATAAGAAACACTCGCATCAATATGAAGAGGCTTAATATAATCACCCTTTGCATCACGGCTATAGCCCTGAGCAAGCCCCTTTAGTATTGCTTCGTTGGAGTAAACCCCGCTATTTTGCATCCCTGCCGGGCCAAAAATATGGGTTTGAAGGTTTTCCGCATATGATTTACCCGTAACACGTTCAACAATCACTCCCAGCAGATAAAAACCTGAGTTATTATAACGCCATCTCTCGCCAGGCGTTCCATTTAACGTTGGTTTGATCCACTCACGAGCAAAAATCTCTGGTGCAAAGCTTTGGCGAGCAACCGTTTGCCACCAGGGATCATTATAATTCCCTGGCACATCCTGAATGGCAGAGAGGTGGCTGAGGAGCTGTGCCACCGTTACACCTGCCACCGGCGTACCGCCATATATGTCAGGAAGATAATCAGCCAGCGTGCCATCGAGAGATAATATCCCATCTTCTACCAGCGCCATAACAAGGGTTGCGGTAAGCGGCTTTGAAAGAGACCCTATTCTGTAGAGCGCAGAAGGTGTGTTAGGCACCCCCCATTCGATATCCGCTTCACCGTACGAAGCCTCTACAAGTATTTCACCACCACGGGCAATAAGCACCGTACCACTGAAACCCTGTTTTGATGCATAGCCATCAACCAGTTCTTTCAGTTCAGCTTTATTAACATCACCATAAACGCTCAGCGGTGTAAAAAGCATTAGAACCAATGAATATATCAGCGCTAAACCCAGTTTGGCTTTCATAGTATCCCCCTCAATTTTTAACCTACATAAACACAACCTACGGCAAATCGGCGCGGAATAAAGCTTTATTCTTCCCCTATCAGGAAACATCACCGCCACAGAAAAAGCAGCACCAGCGGGGCTGGAACTGCTTTGTTTGTCGTGATCTCGGTTTATAGGCCCGGTTTAAAGGCGGGCGACCCACTGGGTTTGCAGGCCGCCCGGTACCACTTGAGCAGGGTGGTTATCTAGATAAGGATGGTGAGGTTATCGAAATCATCCATATGCACGCCAGCGATACGAATTTCATTACCCGCGCCAAGATCAATCGTCAGGCCGAAAATACTTTCCGTTGTATCGGCTTTCAGCGCTTCAAGACTTTCGATATTGTAAGCTGTTAGATCAAGGCTATCTTCCTCAATACCGTATGAGCCGACGATATCTACCCCTGAACCTTCTTCAAACATAAACACATCAGCACCATCATCCCCAAAGAGGCTATCATTGCCCGCACCGCCATAAATAGTATCATCACCAGCGCCGCCTTCAATACGGTCGCCGCCTTCATCACCATAAATGATATCATTGCCGTCACCGGCCCGAATAATATCGACACCCTCGTTACCACCTATAGAATCGTTGCCTTCGCCGCCATAGATGGTGTCATTATCAGCGCCCGCAAAGATGGTGTCATTTCCGCTGCCACCATAGATAAGATCTTCGCCTTCACTACCACGAACGATATCATTTCCGATTGAAGCGTAGACTGTATCGTTCCCGGTGCCAGCTTGAATCCAATCATCGCCCACAACACCACGACCGCCAAAGATAACATCATCACCTGCACCAGCATCAATGCTATCGTGTCCGTCTCCGCCACCGAGCGAATCCGCACCATCTGCACCAACAAGTGTATCGCTCCCAGTACCCGCCCACATCGTGTCGCCTTCAGTGCCTGATGTATCATCTGTCAGGTGCGCGTATATTGCATCGTTGCCAGCGCCGCCGAACATCAGGTCAGTACCCGCACCACCAACAAGCGTATCATTACCATTACCGCCACCGAGCGTATCGTTGCCGCCTTCACCTTCAAAAAGGTCATGTCCTTCATCGCCTGCACCAGCCCAGATTTCATCATCACCGGCGCCAGCTTTGATAGTGTCATTGCCTGCTGAACCCCTGAGCACATCATCACCATCTGTGCCGGTTTGTTCAGCGGCTGCAAACTCCGAAGAAGCCGCTTTGGCAGATACCGCTGCGTGTACTGGCAACGTAAGATTTTTTAGTAAATTAACATTAGAAAAAGAAAGAAGAGTATCTTCCCAAATAGAACTCTTAACCACTTTAGATTCCCTTAAAAGTTTAATTACATCAACCTATA
This DNA window, taken from Kordiimonas sp. SCSIO 12603, encodes the following:
- a CDS encoding serine hydrolase produces the protein MKAKLGLALIYSLVLMLFTPLSVYGDVNKAELKELVDGYASKQGFSGTVLIARGGEILVEASYGEADIEWGVPNTPSALYRIGSLSKPLTATLVMALVEDGILSLDGTLADYLPDIYGGTPVAGVTVAQLLSHLSAIQDVPGNYNDPWWQTVARQSFAPEIFAREWIKPTLNGTPGERWRYNNSGFYLLGVIVERVTGKSYAENLQTHIFGPAGMQNSGVYSNEAILKGLAQGYSRDAKGDYIKPLHIDASVSYAAAGVYSSARDIYRFDRALYGDALLSAENRTNMLTAKTAFPYGFGWGVEHWDLSGGVVLDVVSHTGSIPGYQSYYLRSEAAQDCVIVLNNKNQGGLVIQMGQDLMRVLNGKHSLAAFLMPINETQGTAAMVAAFENLGDDRSRYDVSESQMNRLGYRFLRGKHLESAIAVFRWNTELYPNSSNTFDSLGEAYRTAGQKEKAIESYQKALALAPESPSATAALKELGANK
- a CDS encoding calcium-binding protein, encoding MVKSSIWEDTLLSFSNVNLLKNLTLPVHAAVSAKAASSEFAAAEQTGTDGDDVLRGSAGNDTIKAGAGDDEIWAGAGDEGHDLFEGEGGNDTLGGGNGNDTLVGGAGTDLMFGGAGNDAIYAHLTDDTSGTEGDTMWAGTGSDTLVGADGADSLGGGDGHDSIDAGAGDDVIFGGRGVVGDDWIQAGTGNDTVYASIGNDIVRGSEGEDLIYGGSGNDTIFAGADNDTIYGGEGNDSIGGNEGVDIIRAGDGNDIIYGDEGGDRIEGGAGDDTIYGGAGNDSLFGDDGADVFMFEEGSGVDIVGSYGIEEDSLDLTAYNIESLEALKADTTESIFGLTIDLGAGNEIRIAGVHMDDFDNLTILI